The following coding sequences are from one Tolumonas lignilytica window:
- a CDS encoding alpha-amylase, with protein MKRLAFPLLFLLPSAAFAQWDLPKFPAFKEDPSGIFTSTATLNKGTYPLRFKADNQCWQPTSAPKLNQMLSLQPCGSQPVVDWHLYRDGDYQIKIDTRSGTPTVLLSVKTTAVSNTTNLTQQCPVSDGKPLTVDVSKTFKDGETVRDYYSGQTAVVQQGKITMQPAKESGGLLLLESAATTQNAPFNWHNATVYFALTDRFANGNPANDHSYGRKSDGQQEIATFHGGDLAGITSKLDYLQQLGVNALWISSPLEQIHGWIGGGNNGDFPHYAYHGYYTLDWTKLDANMGTEQDLKTLVSEAHKRGIRILFDIVMNHVGYATLADMQEFHFGALHLNPAEQKKILGEHWTDWKPGKGENWHSFNNYINFSDGPAWENWWGKKWVRSGIGNYDAPGYDDLTMSLAFLPDVKTESTQPSGLPNFFRYKKDTNAKEIPGYTPRDYITHWLSQWVRDYGIDGFRVDTAKHVEKPAWDQLKKQATEALAEWKKAHPQEALDNAPFWMTGEAWGHGVMKSDYFQHGFDSMINFDFQDQAKQALGCYASIDNTYQQMAEKLQSMNVLSYISSHDTRLFFNDDAKNDIHKQEMAGNLLLLAPGAVQIYYGDESGRKFGPTGSDPIQGTRSDMNWKDITGDNAALLAHWQKISQFRARHPAIGEGLQTSQHDPHYYAFSRQYQQDKVMVVWGGTPAH; from the coding sequence ATGAAACGTCTCGCTTTTCCGTTGTTATTCCTTTTACCGTCGGCAGCCTTCGCCCAATGGGATCTGCCCAAATTCCCGGCATTCAAAGAAGACCCCAGCGGGATCTTTACCAGCACCGCGACGCTGAATAAAGGAACCTACCCGTTACGCTTTAAAGCCGACAATCAATGTTGGCAACCCACCAGCGCCCCCAAGCTGAACCAGATGCTGTCGCTGCAACCGTGCGGCTCACAGCCGGTGGTGGACTGGCACCTCTATCGCGACGGGGATTATCAGATAAAAATTGATACTCGCAGCGGGACCCCCACCGTATTGCTGAGCGTAAAAACCACGGCGGTCAGTAACACGACCAACCTGACCCAGCAATGCCCGGTTTCAGACGGCAAACCGCTGACAGTCGATGTCAGCAAGACCTTCAAAGACGGCGAGACCGTCCGTGACTATTACAGCGGGCAAACCGCCGTCGTACAGCAGGGTAAAATCACCATGCAACCGGCGAAAGAAAGCGGCGGTTTACTGCTGCTCGAATCGGCAGCTACCACACAAAACGCGCCGTTCAACTGGCATAACGCCACGGTCTATTTTGCGCTGACCGACCGTTTCGCCAACGGCAACCCCGCCAATGATCACAGCTATGGCCGAAAAAGTGATGGTCAGCAGGAAATTGCCACCTTCCACGGCGGCGATCTGGCCGGGATCACCAGCAAACTCGATTACCTGCAACAGCTCGGCGTCAATGCACTCTGGATCAGCTCTCCGCTGGAGCAAATCCACGGCTGGATTGGCGGCGGCAACAACGGCGATTTCCCGCATTACGCCTACCACGGCTACTACACACTGGACTGGACCAAACTCGACGCCAACATGGGTACCGAGCAGGATCTGAAAACACTGGTCAGCGAAGCGCATAAGCGCGGCATCCGCATCTTGTTTGACATTGTCATGAACCATGTCGGTTATGCGACACTGGCCGACATGCAGGAATTCCACTTTGGCGCCTTACACCTGAATCCGGCGGAACAGAAAAAAATACTCGGCGAACACTGGACTGACTGGAAACCGGGCAAAGGCGAAAACTGGCACAGCTTTAACAATTACATCAACTTCAGTGATGGCCCGGCCTGGGAAAACTGGTGGGGTAAGAAATGGGTTCGCAGCGGTATCGGCAATTATGATGCCCCTGGTTACGACGATCTGACCATGTCGCTCGCCTTTCTGCCGGATGTGAAAACCGAATCTACCCAACCGAGTGGGTTACCGAATTTCTTCCGCTATAAAAAAGATACCAATGCCAAAGAGATCCCGGGTTATACCCCGCGCGATTACATCACGCACTGGCTCAGTCAATGGGTGCGGGATTATGGCATTGACGGCTTCCGCGTCGACACCGCCAAACATGTGGAAAAACCGGCTTGGGATCAACTGAAAAAACAAGCCACCGAAGCGCTGGCCGAATGGAAAAAAGCCCATCCGCAGGAAGCGCTGGATAATGCTCCTTTCTGGATGACCGGTGAAGCCTGGGGACACGGCGTCATGAAAAGCGACTATTTCCAGCATGGTTTTGACAGCATGATCAATTTCGATTTTCAGGATCAGGCCAAGCAGGCACTCGGTTGTTATGCGTCTATTGATAACACCTATCAACAGATGGCTGAAAAACTGCAATCCATGAATGTACTCAGTTATATTTCGTCACACGACACTCGCCTGTTCTTTAATGATGATGCCAAAAATGACATCCATAAACAGGAAATGGCTGGCAATCTGCTGCTACTGGCTCCTGGCGCCGTGCAGATCTATTACGGTGATGAAAGTGGTCGTAAGTTCGGGCCGACCGGTTCTGATCCGATCCAGGGCACCCGCTCTGATATGAACTGGAAAGACATCACCGGCGACAACGCCGCGTTGCTGGCACACTGGCAGAAAATCAGCCAGTTCCGCGCCCGTCATCCGGCGATCGGTGAAGGTCTGCAAACCTCACAGCATGATCCGCACTATTATGCTTTCAGCCGACAATACCAGCAGGATAAAGTCATGGTGGTATGGGGAGGAACACCAGCCCACTAA
- the nifD gene encoding nitrogenase molybdenum-iron protein alpha chain, whose translation MTNRTREENLALIQEVLEAYPEKARKDRKKHLTVNDPSLEKASKCITSNRKSLPGVMTIRGCAYAGSKGVVFGPIKDMIHLSHGPVGCGQYSRAGRRNYYTGLTGVNSFGTMNFTSDFQEKDIVFGGDKKLTKIIEEMEMLFPLSKGITVQSECPVGLIGDDIESVAKQAKAKIGKSVVPVRCEGFRGVSQSLGHHIANDVVRDWILGNRDEQEFEGTPYDVAIIGDYNIGGDAWSSRILLEEIGLRVVAQWSGDGTLAEMENTPKVKMNLVHCYRSMNYISRHMEEKYDIPWMEYNFFGPTKIAESLRKIAAQFDETIQKKAEEVIAKYEAQTAAVIAKYKPRLEGKKVMLYVGGLRPRHVIGAYEDLGMEIVGAGYEFAHNDDYDRTLKELPEATLLFDDVTGYEFEEFVKAVKPDLIGSGIKEKFIFQKMGIPFRQMHSWDYSGPYHGYDGFAIFARDMDMTLNNPCWSKQTAPWKKSA comes from the coding sequence ATGACTAACAGAACTCGCGAAGAGAATCTGGCGTTAATTCAGGAAGTGCTCGAAGCCTATCCGGAAAAAGCGCGTAAGGATCGTAAAAAACACCTGACGGTTAACGACCCATCGCTGGAAAAAGCCAGCAAGTGTATTACTTCTAACCGTAAGTCGCTGCCGGGCGTCATGACCATCCGTGGTTGTGCCTATGCAGGGTCAAAAGGGGTAGTGTTCGGCCCAATCAAAGACATGATCCATCTGTCGCATGGTCCTGTAGGTTGTGGTCAATATTCCCGTGCTGGTCGTCGTAACTATTACACTGGTCTGACTGGTGTGAACAGCTTCGGTACCATGAACTTCACTTCTGATTTCCAGGAAAAAGACATCGTTTTCGGTGGCGATAAAAAACTGACGAAAATCATTGAAGAGATGGAAATGCTGTTCCCGTTATCAAAAGGGATCACCGTGCAATCTGAGTGTCCGGTTGGTCTGATTGGTGACGACATCGAATCAGTAGCAAAACAAGCCAAAGCGAAAATCGGTAAATCAGTGGTGCCAGTTCGCTGTGAAGGTTTCCGCGGTGTGTCTCAGTCTTTAGGTCACCACATTGCGAACGACGTCGTTCGTGACTGGATCCTGGGTAACCGTGATGAGCAAGAATTCGAAGGGACTCCATACGATGTCGCCATCATCGGTGACTATAACATCGGTGGTGATGCTTGGTCTTCTCGTATCCTGCTGGAAGAGATCGGTCTGCGCGTGGTAGCACAGTGGTCTGGTGACGGTACGCTGGCGGAAATGGAAAATACGCCAAAAGTGAAAATGAACCTGGTGCACTGCTACCGTTCAATGAACTACATCTCTCGCCATATGGAAGAAAAGTATGACATCCCATGGATGGAATACAACTTCTTTGGCCCAACCAAAATTGCTGAATCACTGCGCAAAATTGCAGCTCAGTTTGACGAAACTATCCAGAAAAAAGCGGAAGAAGTGATCGCCAAATATGAAGCGCAGACTGCGGCGGTGATTGCGAAATACAAACCACGTCTGGAAGGCAAGAAAGTCATGCTGTACGTCGGCGGCCTGCGTCCACGTCACGTGATCGGTGCTTACGAAGACTTAGGTATGGAAATTGTCGGTGCCGGTTATGAATTCGCGCACAACGATGACTACGACCGTACGCTGAAAGAGTTGCCAGAAGCAACCCTGCTGTTCGACGACGTGACCGGTTATGAATTCGAAGAATTCGTGAAAGCGGTGAAACCTGATCTGATCGGTTCTGGTATCAAAGAAAAATTCATTTTCCAGAAAATGGGTATTCCGTTCCGTCAGATGCACTCCTGGGATTACTCAGGACCTTATCACGGCTATGACGGCTTTGCCATCTTCGCCCGTGACATGGATATGACACTCAACAACCCATGCTGGTCAAAACAGACTGCGCCATGGAAGAAAAGCGCGTAA
- a CDS encoding DUF4202 domain-containing protein, which translates to MSAEMNSESRFIRTIAAFDQANANDPRQERDENGLEVAYEVLYARRMSEMLRHFCPHASEALQLAARSQHIERWLLPRELYPLDRKGYLQWRSELKERHAIRAGEIMQAEGYDSVMCDRVAALLKKEKLKSDDESQTLEDVICLVFLQFYFSEFAKAHDEAKLIDILQKTWRKMSDAGHQAALKLPLSEDELALVTKALS; encoded by the coding sequence ATGTCTGCTGAAATGAACTCTGAATCGCGTTTTATTCGTACGATTGCCGCATTTGATCAGGCGAATGCAAATGACCCTCGTCAGGAGCGGGATGAGAATGGTCTTGAGGTGGCTTATGAGGTGTTGTATGCCCGCCGGATGAGCGAGATGTTACGGCATTTTTGTCCGCATGCATCAGAAGCCCTGCAACTGGCGGCCCGTAGCCAGCATATCGAGCGCTGGTTGTTACCGCGTGAGCTTTATCCGCTGGATCGCAAAGGATATTTGCAATGGCGCAGTGAGCTCAAAGAACGTCATGCCATCCGCGCCGGTGAAATCATGCAAGCGGAGGGGTACGACTCGGTGATGTGCGATCGGGTTGCGGCGTTACTGAAAAAAGAGAAGTTGAAAAGTGATGACGAAAGCCAGACGCTGGAAGATGTCATTTGTCTGGTATTCCTGCAGTTTTATTTTTCGGAATTTGCCAAGGCACATGACGAAGCCAAGTTGATTGATATTTTACAGAAAACATGGCGCAAAATGTCAGATGCCGGACATCAGGCCGCATTGAAATTACCGTTGTCGGAAGATGAACTGGCTTTAGTGACCAAGGCTTTATCGTAA
- the nifH gene encoding nitrogenase iron protein: MALRQCAIYGKGGIGKSTTTQNLVSALAEMGKKVMIIGCDPKADSTRLILHAKAQNTIMEMAAEVGSVEDLELEDVLQIGYGGVRCAESGGPEPGVGCAGRGVITAINFLEEEGAYEEDLDFVFYDVLGDVVCGGFAMPIRENKAQEIYIVCSGEMMAMYAANNISKGIVKYAKSGSVRLGGLICNSRKTDREDELIIALAEKLGTQMIHFVPRDNIVQRAEIRRMTVIEYDPKCQQADEYRTLARKVVDNKLLVVPTPVTMDELEALLMEFGIMDAEDESIIGKTAAEEAASA, from the coding sequence ATGGCCTTACGTCAATGTGCAATCTACGGTAAAGGTGGTATCGGTAAGTCTACCACTACTCAGAACCTGGTTTCTGCATTAGCAGAAATGGGCAAAAAAGTAATGATCATCGGTTGTGACCCGAAAGCGGATTCTACTCGTTTGATCCTGCACGCAAAAGCGCAGAACACCATCATGGAAATGGCGGCCGAAGTCGGTTCTGTTGAAGATTTGGAACTGGAAGATGTACTGCAGATCGGTTACGGCGGAGTTCGTTGTGCTGAGTCTGGTGGTCCAGAGCCAGGAGTAGGTTGTGCTGGTCGTGGTGTTATCACCGCTATCAACTTCTTGGAAGAAGAAGGCGCTTACGAAGAAGATTTAGACTTCGTGTTCTACGACGTACTGGGTGACGTTGTGTGTGGTGGTTTCGCGATGCCAATTCGTGAAAACAAAGCACAAGAAATCTACATCGTTTGTTCAGGCGAAATGATGGCGATGTACGCGGCGAACAACATCTCTAAAGGGATCGTTAAATACGCGAAATCAGGTTCAGTTCGTTTAGGTGGTCTGATCTGTAACTCTCGTAAAACTGACCGTGAAGATGAATTGATCATCGCTCTGGCTGAAAAACTGGGCACTCAGATGATCCACTTCGTACCACGTGACAACATCGTTCAACGCGCTGAAATCCGTCGTATGACCGTTATCGAATACGATCCGAAATGTCAGCAAGCTGACGAATACCGCACGCTGGCTCGTAAGGTAGTTGATAACAAACTGCTGGTTGTGCCAACTCCAGTGACTATGGATGAGCTGGAAGCGCTGCTGATGGAATTCGGCATCATGGATGCTGAAGACGAATCCATCATCGGTAAGACCGCGGCAGAAGAAGCTGCTTCAGCCTAA
- the tpx gene encoding thiol peroxidase, whose product MATVTLAGNPVTVNGNFPQAGAVAKPFALVNKELADVSLAAFAGKRKVLNIFPSVDTSVCAASVRRFNEAASKLENTVVLCISADLPFAQARFCGAEGLDNVVTLSTLRGAEFKQAYGVDITDGVLAGLTARAVVVLDEADKVLHAELVTEITHEPDYDAALKVLA is encoded by the coding sequence ATGGCAACTGTAACTCTGGCTGGCAATCCGGTAACTGTGAACGGCAACTTCCCACAAGCTGGCGCGGTAGCCAAACCGTTTGCTCTGGTTAACAAAGAACTGGCGGATGTGTCACTGGCCGCGTTTGCCGGTAAACGTAAAGTACTGAACATTTTCCCAAGCGTCGACACCTCCGTTTGTGCCGCCTCTGTGCGTCGTTTTAACGAAGCGGCCAGCAAACTGGAAAACACCGTCGTGCTGTGTATCTCTGCCGATCTACCGTTTGCACAGGCTCGTTTCTGCGGCGCTGAAGGTCTGGATAATGTCGTGACCCTTTCCACCCTGCGTGGCGCTGAATTCAAGCAGGCTTACGGTGTTGATATTACCGATGGCGTGCTGGCTGGTCTGACCGCACGTGCGGTTGTCGTGCTGGACGAAGCCGATAAAGTACTGCATGCCGAGCTGGTGACAGAAATCACTCACGAACCTGATTACGATGCCGCACTGAAAGTGCTGGCATAA
- a CDS encoding 2-hydroxyacid dehydrogenase: MLYLYAPDQQDHYHRLLQEALPDWSIACWPQEVNAEAVTHVVAWKPPVAFFQRFPNLQVIFTLGAGVDKFLHRDDIPEHVTLIRLTDAGMAQQMTEYALYGLLHYQRQMDIYRQQQQVGVWQPQPTRLAKQTRVTILGLGQLGMQVAQNLARLGYPVSGWSRQARSIEHVHCVHGCDALDRLLPETDVLFSILPATDETQHLLDARRLALLPKNAALINAGRGTLIDQEALLNLLNQQHLRFVLLDVFAEEPLPAEHPFWQHPSVLITPHIAADTIPEEAVAQIAANMQLLANGLPVPGQVDRHRGY, encoded by the coding sequence ATGCTCTATCTGTATGCCCCTGATCAACAGGATCACTACCATCGTCTGTTACAAGAAGCGCTCCCTGACTGGTCGATTGCTTGCTGGCCGCAGGAAGTCAATGCAGAAGCCGTCACCCACGTGGTGGCCTGGAAGCCTCCAGTCGCCTTCTTTCAGCGTTTTCCAAATCTGCAGGTTATTTTCACGCTGGGTGCGGGCGTTGATAAATTTCTGCACCGTGATGATATTCCGGAACACGTGACCCTCATTCGCCTTACCGATGCCGGCATGGCACAACAAATGACGGAATATGCTCTGTATGGTCTGTTGCACTACCAACGACAAATGGATATCTATCGTCAGCAACAGCAGGTAGGTGTTTGGCAGCCGCAACCGACCCGACTGGCCAAACAGACCCGGGTCACGATCCTAGGGTTAGGTCAGTTGGGAATGCAGGTTGCACAAAATCTGGCTCGCTTGGGTTATCCGGTCAGTGGCTGGAGTCGTCAGGCCAGAAGCATCGAACATGTACATTGTGTCCATGGCTGCGACGCACTGGATCGCTTATTACCTGAAACCGATGTTCTGTTCAGCATATTACCTGCCACCGATGAAACCCAGCATTTACTGGATGCCAGACGTCTGGCGTTATTACCCAAAAACGCCGCCTTGATTAATGCCGGGCGCGGTACATTGATTGATCAGGAAGCACTCCTCAATCTGCTCAATCAGCAACATCTGCGCTTTGTGTTGCTCGATGTCTTTGCCGAAGAACCACTGCCTGCCGAGCACCCATTCTGGCAGCATCCGTCGGTGCTGATCACTCCACATATTGCTGCTGACACCATTCCGGAAGAGGCGGTCGCCCAGATTGCGGCCAACATGCAGCTATTGGCCAACGGGTTACCCGTACCCGGGCAGGTCGATCGACATCGCGGTTATTGA
- the purU gene encoding formyltetrahydrofolate deformylase — translation MKRKILLTDCPDAQGLIAKITYICYKHQLNIIKNDEFVDHTHGRFFMRTELEGRFNDETLLGDLDDTLPQGASRRLVPVGKKRVVIMVTKEAHCLGDILIKCYEGALNLDVVAVIGNYDVLADLTAKFNIPFHHVSHEGLSREEHEAQMRAIIDEYAPEYVVLAKYMRVLTPEFVAAYPYRIINIHHSFLPAFIGARPYQQAFDRGVKIIGATAHFVTNDLDEGPIIEQGVIRVDHNFSAEDMAKAGRDGERSVLNQALTAVSEERVFVYGNKTVVFK, via the coding sequence ATGAAACGCAAAATCCTTCTGACTGACTGCCCTGATGCTCAGGGACTGATCGCGAAAATTACTTATATTTGTTACAAACACCAGCTGAATATCATCAAGAACGATGAGTTTGTTGATCATACCCACGGTCGCTTTTTCATGCGTACCGAACTGGAAGGTCGTTTCAATGATGAAACACTGCTGGGTGATTTGGATGATACCCTGCCGCAAGGTGCGAGCCGTCGTTTAGTTCCAGTCGGGAAAAAACGCGTCGTCATCATGGTTACCAAAGAAGCGCATTGTCTGGGTGATATCCTGATCAAATGCTATGAAGGTGCCTTGAATCTGGATGTAGTCGCAGTCATTGGTAACTACGATGTATTGGCAGATCTGACGGCCAAATTTAATATTCCATTTCATCATGTCAGCCATGAAGGCTTAAGCCGTGAAGAACACGAAGCCCAAATGCGTGCCATCATCGATGAATATGCGCCCGAATATGTGGTGCTGGCAAAATATATGCGGGTGCTGACACCTGAGTTTGTCGCTGCTTATCCTTATCGCATCATCAACATTCATCATTCATTCCTGCCCGCCTTCATCGGTGCTCGTCCGTATCAGCAGGCCTTTGACCGAGGTGTGAAAATCATCGGGGCGACCGCGCATTTTGTTACCAACGATCTGGACGAAGGTCCGATCATCGAACAGGGTGTGATCCGGGTTGACCATAACTTCTCTGCCGAGGACATGGCCAAAGCCGGCCGGGATGGGGAACGTTCCGTGCTCAATCAGGCACTCACTGCAGTATCAGAAGAGCGCGTCTTTGTTTACGGCAACAAAACCGTCGTATTCAAATAA
- a CDS encoding sensor domain-containing diguanylate cyclase: MKLNLHLRLSLLVALFVTLVTMAGSYRFYHFAYNREQARSQQAISQLITTVLKTAEIAAYTGNKLIAEDVLNGLSQNKLIHSVTIKTDQYILQDGQTNSSAFPAITRSLYSPFGKREYVGSLIVTPDQEFVQQQAQDTALEMSVFTFFIVILTLLFLIMVIWLFITRPVSQLTAELHHIHPGDAKRLLIPQLLQETELETFSQTVNQLLDQVQQQIYDEKKLRDRLELTANNFRTVFELSINALAITDRALNLLAYNPSFQKMIASTSSQPHLLHTAEWISLLVKNPDEFMEKIATILEEKSDTSFDVKLLSQGNGLRRWVSVTAKEAINDAGENVILFFINDITRQHEALNASKHEASHDHLTHLKNRRVAEQQMDQMIQAASKNYQPIALIVIDLDGFKSVNDIEGHDAGDKVLIEVANRLSLLTRKTDIVARWGGDEFVLALADATQDIARLLAQRFLQKISEPIDIGKGKTANVGASIGIAICPEHAATFTSAFECADLAMYQVKQGGKRGIRVYDPQSTLSL, from the coding sequence ATGAAGCTCAACCTTCATCTGCGTCTGTCACTGCTCGTCGCTCTGTTCGTTACACTGGTAACGATGGCAGGGTCTTATCGTTTTTATCATTTTGCTTATAACCGCGAACAGGCCCGCAGCCAGCAGGCCATCTCACAATTAATCACTACCGTCCTCAAAACCGCAGAAATTGCAGCATACACTGGTAATAAACTGATTGCTGAGGATGTCTTAAACGGTTTGTCACAGAATAAGCTCATCCACAGTGTCACCATCAAAACAGATCAATATATTCTGCAAGACGGACAAACGAACAGCTCAGCTTTTCCCGCTATCACACGATCACTCTATTCGCCGTTTGGAAAAAGAGAATATGTTGGCAGCCTAATCGTCACCCCTGATCAGGAATTTGTGCAGCAACAGGCGCAAGATACGGCGTTAGAAATGAGTGTTTTCACCTTTTTTATCGTCATACTGACACTGCTGTTTCTTATCATGGTGATCTGGCTGTTTATCACACGGCCGGTCAGCCAGCTCACGGCAGAGCTGCATCATATTCATCCGGGTGATGCAAAACGACTACTCATTCCGCAACTGCTACAGGAAACAGAGCTAGAAACCTTCTCGCAAACCGTGAATCAATTGCTGGATCAGGTGCAACAACAAATTTACGATGAAAAAAAATTACGAGATCGACTGGAACTCACCGCTAATAATTTTCGCACGGTGTTTGAGCTTTCGATCAATGCGCTTGCGATCACTGACAGAGCGTTGAATCTGCTGGCTTATAATCCCTCTTTCCAGAAGATGATCGCATCGACATCATCACAACCACATTTACTCCACACCGCAGAATGGATCAGTCTGCTGGTCAAAAATCCTGACGAATTTATGGAAAAAATAGCCACCATTCTGGAGGAAAAAAGCGATACCAGCTTTGACGTCAAATTGTTATCGCAGGGAAATGGGCTGCGCCGCTGGGTGAGCGTCACAGCGAAAGAGGCCATCAATGACGCTGGTGAAAATGTGATTTTGTTCTTTATCAATGATATCACTCGTCAGCATGAAGCACTTAACGCCTCAAAACATGAAGCGAGCCATGATCATCTGACCCATCTGAAAAATCGCCGGGTTGCCGAACAGCAAATGGATCAAATGATTCAGGCAGCCAGCAAAAATTATCAACCGATCGCCTTAATCGTGATCGACTTGGATGGTTTCAAAAGCGTTAATGACATCGAAGGTCATGATGCGGGAGACAAAGTCTTGATTGAAGTCGCCAACCGGTTAAGCCTGTTGACCCGAAAAACCGATATTGTCGCGCGTTGGGGCGGTGATGAGTTTGTGCTTGCCCTTGCCGATGCGACGCAAGACATTGCCAGATTACTGGCCCAACGCTTTTTGCAGAAAATCAGTGAACCGATCGACATTGGCAAAGGGAAAACCGCCAACGTCGGTGCCAGCATCGGTATTGCCATCTGTCCGGAACATGCAGCCACATTTACGAGTGCTTTTGAATGTGCCGATCTGGCCATGTATCAGGTAAAACAAGGTGGGAAACGGGGAATTAGGGTTTATGACCCGCAAAGTACGCTGTCATTATGA
- a CDS encoding LEA type 2 family protein produces MLKWYRCVLTAIALTLTGCAALQPKLEAPSVAVNSVKVMPGQGLNLRFLIGLHVQNPNAIPLPIHGINYTVALSGQPVVSGNSQNQPTIPAHGEQDVEIEAVADLVNGLSLANTLLSNPLQQEVPYAVKAAVDVGAFLPNIPVQKSGTVNLTTGTIR; encoded by the coding sequence ATGCTGAAGTGGTACCGCTGTGTGTTGACAGCCATAGCATTAACGTTGACAGGGTGTGCGGCGTTGCAGCCCAAATTGGAAGCGCCGTCGGTGGCTGTCAATTCGGTGAAGGTCATGCCGGGGCAGGGGTTAAATCTGCGTTTTCTGATTGGTCTGCATGTTCAGAATCCGAATGCGATCCCGTTACCGATCCACGGTATTAATTATACCGTCGCATTATCCGGTCAGCCGGTTGTTTCTGGCAATTCGCAGAACCAACCGACCATTCCTGCACACGGCGAGCAGGATGTAGAGATCGAAGCGGTGGCTGATCTGGTCAATGGGCTGTCGCTGGCCAATACCTTGTTAAGTAATCCTCTGCAACAGGAAGTGCCTTATGCGGTGAAAGCGGCCGTGGATGTGGGGGCATTTCTGCCCAATATTCCGGTACAAAAAAGCGGTACGGTTAATCTGACGACCGGCACTATTCGCTAA